CAGCAGCCTGGATGCCGCCCCCATCGCCGCGGCAGAATTTTTCGCCAAAAACAAGGGGTTCGGGCATATCCGCACTGTTAATGGGGGTGGCGAATGCGTGGTAGCCAGCAGCCGCTTTATCCTTGATGGCACGCAGGCAGACCTGCTGCTGGCCTTGCTTCCGCCGATTGTTCATATCCACGAACATGGCGAATCAGCCGCCCTGCGCCATTCCGTTGAACGGATGATGGAAGAAATGCGCCGGAACGAACCGGGCAGCACCCTTGTTTTGCAAAACCTCGCGCATATGATGCTGGTTCAGGCGCTGCGCCAGCATCTGGATAGCGCACAGGATGGCACCGGCTGGTTTTTTGCCCTGTCAGACCGGCAACTGGGTGCCGCCATTGGTGCCATTCACAATGACCCAGCCTATCCCTGGACTGTGGAGCTTCTGGCAAATTATGCTGGCATGTCACGCTCGGCCTTTGCCGCCAAATTCAAAGACCGCGTTGGCAAAAGCCCGATGGCCTATCTGACGCAATGGCGCATGTTGCTGGCAGGTGAAAGGCTGGGAACATCACGCGAACCGGTTTCCGTGATCGCGCTTGACCTGGGATACGAATCCGAAAGCGCGTTCAGCACCGCGTTCAAACGTGAAATGGGCGTATCGCCCCGGCAATATGGCCAGCTTCGCATAACAAGTGCGGCATAACGCCTGCGCAAGCACCCCACCCAGCCAAGCCAGCCAGACAAAAACCCGCCGGTCGCTTAACCGGCGGCAACTTCCTCGTCGGAATAGGGCGCATAGACGCTTTCAAT
The window above is part of the Thalassospira marina genome. Proteins encoded here:
- a CDS encoding AraC family transcriptional regulator, which codes for MDPLSDVLSLLKPRSYMSAGVDIAGAWGIQFPSLGRGIKTGAVVKGECWLSVDGVADPVHLKTGDCFLLPHGCAFFMGSSLDAAPIAAAEFFAKNKGFGHIRTVNGGGECVVASSRFILDGTQADLLLALLPPIVHIHEHGESAALRHSVERMMEEMRRNEPGSTLVLQNLAHMMLVQALRQHLDSAQDGTGWFFALSDRQLGAAIGAIHNDPAYPWTVELLANYAGMSRSAFAAKFKDRVGKSPMAYLTQWRMLLAGERLGTSREPVSVIALDLGYESESAFSTAFKREMGVSPRQYGQLRITSAA